Proteins encoded in a region of the Cytobacillus pseudoceanisediminis genome:
- a CDS encoding helix-turn-helix domain-containing protein codes for MFKNKEDYPMILTASHIAEILSVSKPTAYELMNKDDFPLIRLGRSKRVLKVEFFTWLTSNNLKYLENIGNHPTKNLK; via the coding sequence GTGTTTAAAAACAAAGAAGATTACCCGATGATCCTGACGGCAAGCCATATTGCAGAGATATTAAGCGTTTCAAAGCCAACAGCCTATGAGTTAATGAATAAGGATGATTTCCCTTTAATCAGGTTGGGGAGAAGCAAACGAGTGCTTAAGGTAGAATTTTTCACTTGGCTTACCTCCAACAATCTAAAGTATCTTGAAAATATTGGAAATCACCCGACGAAAAACCTAAAATAA
- a CDS encoding tyrosine-type recombinase/integrase, producing the protein MPKYKKIASGWYYRTRFTDSKGEKHQRYFSGFKTKKEAENHYIQKKLEYQQQAVKEHLPSKEMHIFGDLLTKWFNTIYTSKIEETTANTRWYMVQKHILPYFASFPVNQITTLMIDEFYKTKSDEGLSSKTVKELHNLLNSIFSQAVKWSIINEEDNPVKMATRPKIIQREVNPWSKEETVQFLKYIEGKDNEIFYIVAIFTGMRRGEILGLRWSDVDFERGKIHVRRSLARVKGKGLILKDVKTKRSIRQISISPYVVKRLQGHQESQIALKKLSDGLIEDNGMVFTSSSGNYKDPNNVLRQFNRYIKEAGVRKISIHDLRHYHATQLLIEGTNPKVVAERLGHFDVGFTLETYSHVNPDLQDNAALTLERSLLT; encoded by the coding sequence ATGCCCAAATATAAAAAGATTGCAAGTGGATGGTATTACCGGACAAGATTCACCGACTCAAAAGGGGAGAAACATCAACGGTACTTCAGCGGTTTTAAAACGAAAAAGGAAGCAGAAAATCACTACATTCAAAAGAAATTGGAATATCAACAGCAAGCAGTTAAGGAACACCTGCCTTCAAAGGAGATGCATATATTTGGCGACCTTCTAACAAAATGGTTCAACACCATATATACATCAAAAATTGAAGAAACAACAGCAAATACAAGATGGTATATGGTCCAGAAACATATCCTTCCTTATTTTGCTTCCTTCCCTGTCAATCAAATTACAACTTTAATGATTGATGAATTTTATAAGACGAAGTCTGATGAAGGATTGTCCTCTAAAACGGTAAAAGAACTTCACAACTTGCTAAATTCTATCTTTAGTCAAGCTGTAAAATGGTCAATAATTAATGAGGAAGACAACCCCGTTAAGATGGCGACTCGACCAAAAATAATTCAAAGAGAAGTCAATCCGTGGAGTAAAGAAGAAACTGTGCAATTCTTAAAGTATATTGAAGGTAAAGATAATGAAATTTTCTACATTGTTGCCATCTTCACCGGAATGAGAAGGGGAGAGATACTGGGTTTAAGATGGAGTGACGTGGACTTTGAACGAGGAAAAATCCACGTTAGAAGAAGTTTGGCTCGAGTAAAGGGTAAGGGATTAATTTTGAAAGATGTTAAAACCAAAAGGTCGATAAGGCAAATTTCAATATCTCCTTATGTGGTAAAAAGGCTGCAAGGTCACCAGGAATCCCAAATAGCTCTAAAAAAGCTAAGCGACGGGTTGATTGAGGACAATGGGATGGTATTTACTTCATCAAGTGGAAATTATAAGGATCCTAACAATGTCCTTAGACAATTCAATCGTTACATTAAAGAGGCTGGTGTCCGTAAAATATCTATTCACGACTTAAGGCACTACCACGCTACACAGTTGTTAATAGAAGGAACGAATCCTAAAGTGGTTGCAGAACGGCTTGGACATTTTGATGTTGGCTTTACTCTAGAGACGTATTCACACGTTAATCCAGATCTCCAAGACAACGCTGCTCTCACTTTAGAAAGATCTCTTTTAACCTAA
- a CDS encoding MgtC/SapB family protein, producing the protein MSSLEIEILMKLGISAVLGLVIGLERELKRKPVGLKTSLVISIVSCLLTIVSIESAYMFPGNDDINITMDPLRLAAQIVSGIGFLGAGVILRRGNDSISGLTTAALIWGAAGIGIAVGAGFYIEAMAGVALLIISVEVIPFIMGLIGPKRLREKEINLQLKVRDKENIADIIPAVKDLDISIKHIRIKDLEDEHLHLVQLIVAVDYKRRTTDVYYSVSSIPGVQCMEIDSMQ; encoded by the coding sequence ATGAGCAGTTTAGAGATAGAAATATTAATGAAGCTTGGGATTTCAGCAGTGCTTGGTCTTGTTATCGGCCTGGAGAGAGAATTAAAAAGAAAGCCGGTCGGCTTAAAGACAAGTTTAGTTATTTCCATAGTAAGCTGCCTGCTGACTATTGTGTCTATAGAATCTGCTTATATGTTTCCTGGTAATGATGACATCAACATAACGATGGATCCTCTCCGTTTAGCTGCCCAAATTGTCTCAGGCATCGGCTTTTTGGGTGCAGGCGTTATTTTAAGGCGGGGAAATGACAGTATTTCGGGCCTTACAACAGCCGCATTAATTTGGGGGGCAGCAGGAATCGGAATTGCTGTAGGAGCAGGCTTTTATATTGAAGCAATGGCCGGAGTGGCGCTGCTGATTATTTCAGTGGAGGTAATTCCTTTTATCATGGGCTTAATTGGTCCCAAACGCTTAAGAGAAAAAGAAATCAACCTGCAGCTGAAAGTAAGGGATAAAGAAAATATTGCCGACATCATCCCAGCGGTAAAAGACCTTGATATATCTATAAAACATATTCGTATTAAAGACCTAGAAGATGAACATCTGCATCTTGTACAGCTGATAGTTGCCGTCGACTACAAAAGAAGAACAACGGATGTTTATTACAGCGTTTCAAGCATCCCTGGAGTGCAGTGCATGGAAATTGATAGTATGCAGTAA
- a CDS encoding DMT family transporter — translation MSDKKINPYVALAIGVISVSTSAILVKVSSAPSGVIAFYRLLFSVLFMLPVFLIKYVPELRLITRRDWIYSIIAGVFLAFHFILWFESLNYTSVASSTVLVTLQPLFAFAGTYFFFKEKFTWKAILSGLLAIVGSIIISWGDFQISGTALFGDILAIIACALVTAYLMFGQTVRKRMSLVTYTFVVYSISTVTLLFYVLMADEPLIPYGTSDWVYFILLALIPTLLGHTLFNWSLKWLSTSTISMAILFEPVGAAILAYYLLHESIIWTQVLGGTVVIGGITIFLLDERRIRMKELKKKTTISG, via the coding sequence ATGTCAGATAAAAAAATAAATCCCTATGTTGCCCTGGCAATTGGTGTCATTTCTGTCTCAACCTCAGCCATATTGGTGAAGGTATCCAGCGCTCCATCGGGAGTCATTGCGTTTTACAGGTTATTATTTTCTGTCCTATTCATGCTGCCTGTATTTCTTATAAAGTATGTTCCGGAACTTCGTCTTATTACACGGCGGGATTGGATCTATTCCATCATTGCCGGTGTGTTTCTCGCCTTTCATTTTATTCTTTGGTTTGAGTCACTGAACTACACCTCTGTAGCCAGTTCTACAGTCCTTGTAACACTGCAGCCCTTATTTGCATTTGCAGGCACGTATTTCTTTTTTAAAGAAAAGTTTACCTGGAAAGCAATATTAAGCGGGCTTCTCGCAATTGTGGGCAGTATTATTATCAGCTGGGGAGATTTTCAAATCAGCGGGACTGCTTTGTTCGGGGATATACTTGCAATCATTGCCTGCGCCCTGGTAACTGCTTACTTAATGTTTGGGCAAACAGTCAGAAAAAGGATGTCACTCGTTACCTATACTTTTGTTGTCTACAGTATAAGTACTGTTACATTGTTATTCTACGTGTTAATGGCTGATGAACCTTTAATCCCATATGGAACCAGTGACTGGGTATATTTTATATTGCTGGCTCTAATTCCAACCCTGCTTGGACACACATTATTTAATTGGTCACTTAAATGGCTAAGCACCTCAACTATTTCTATGGCCATCTTATTTGAGCCGGTAGGTGCTGCAATTCTAGCTTATTATTTGCTTCATGAGTCGATTATATGGACACAAGTTCTTGGTGGAACAGTGGTAATTGGAGGAATAACTATCTTCTTATTAGATGAGAGAAGGATTCGGATGAAAGAATTGAAGAAAAAAACAACAATTTCCGGATAA
- a CDS encoding glucose-1-phosphate adenylyltransferase: MGKKKCVAMLLAGGKGSRLSSLTKSLAKPAVPFGGKYRIIDFTLSNCTNSGIDTVGVLTQYQPLVLNSYIGIGSAWDLDRKNGGVTVLPPYSESSEVKWYTGTASAIYQNLNYLKQYDPEYVLILSGDHIYKMNYELMLNYHIEKGADATISVIEVPWPEASRFGIMNTDEEMRVAEFEEKPAYPKNNLASMGIYIFNWSVLKEYLEMDDRNPESTHDFGKDIIPLMLDENKKLFAYPFNGYWKDVGTVKSLWEANMDLLDDECELNLFDHDWRIYSVNPNHPPQYISTQAEVAESLINEGCTIEGEVEKSVLFQGVLVGKNTVIRESVIMPDAVIGENVYIEKAIVPSGLNIPDGVVISASEEDDEIILITPEMIQGICS; the protein is encoded by the coding sequence ATGGGAAAGAAAAAGTGCGTCGCAATGTTATTAGCAGGAGGGAAAGGGAGCAGGCTTAGTTCTCTAACAAAAAGTCTTGCGAAACCTGCAGTGCCATTTGGAGGGAAATACCGGATTATTGATTTTACATTGAGCAATTGCACCAATTCCGGAATTGATACAGTCGGTGTTCTTACCCAATACCAGCCGCTGGTTCTGAATTCGTATATTGGCATAGGCAGCGCATGGGATCTTGATAGAAAGAACGGCGGTGTGACAGTGCTGCCCCCTTACAGTGAATCATCGGAAGTCAAGTGGTATACGGGAACAGCAAGTGCTATTTATCAGAACCTCAATTATCTAAAGCAATATGATCCGGAATATGTCCTGATTTTATCCGGTGATCATATTTATAAAATGAATTATGAGCTGATGCTGAATTATCATATTGAAAAAGGCGCGGATGCCACTATTTCTGTAATTGAAGTACCTTGGCCGGAGGCAAGCAGGTTCGGAATCATGAATACGGATGAGGAGATGCGGGTCGCAGAATTTGAGGAAAAACCAGCATATCCAAAAAATAATCTGGCCTCCATGGGAATATATATTTTTAATTGGTCTGTTTTAAAAGAATATCTGGAAATGGATGACCGCAATCCGGAGTCCACTCATGACTTTGGAAAGGACATCATTCCATTAATGCTTGACGAAAATAAAAAGCTGTTCGCATACCCGTTCAATGGCTATTGGAAGGATGTCGGTACAGTCAAGAGCCTGTGGGAGGCAAATATGGATTTATTGGATGATGAATGCGAGCTGAATCTTTTTGATCATGATTGGCGGATCTATTCGGTGAATCCGAATCATCCTCCACAGTATATTTCAACTCAAGCTGAGGTTGCAGAGTCTTTGATAAATGAAGGCTGTACAATTGAAGGGGAAGTTGAAAAGTCAGTGCTTTTTCAAGGGGTGCTGGTTGGGAAGAATACTGTGATCCGTGAATCGGTCATCATGCCTGATGCTGTAATTGGTGAAAATGTCTATATTGAAAAGGCGATAGTGCCAAGCGGACTGAACATACCTGATGGCGTTGTGATTAGTGCTTCCGAAGAAGATGATGAAATTATTCTGATAACACCGGAAATGATACAGGGAATTTGTTCTTAA
- a CDS encoding sugar phosphate nucleotidyltransferase — protein MKKRMLGVIDATTYHEDLEELTVHRSLAAVPFAGRYRLIDFVLSNMVNSDIESVAIFPKYQYRSLMDHLGSGKNWDLNRKRDGLFFFPSPLLDSPSKGIGSFNHFAANLDYFYRSKQEYALISNCFTVFNMDFRPVLDRHIMTGCDITVVRQDGRSLEMYLVKTSLLVSLIENRNETGYTCMSDVVTDIHHSYTICNYEYAGLAVMIDSIENYFAASMGLLEPEAWKNIFLRSQPIYTKVKDEPPTRYMKGASAKNSMIANGCMIEGTVENSIISRGVKIGKGSVVKNCIIMQKTQIGENCVLDSVILDKDVKVESGARIEGRHEMPLVIRKGTVQGALMNS, from the coding sequence ATGAAGAAGAGAATGCTTGGTGTGATAGACGCAACAACCTACCATGAAGATTTAGAGGAATTGACAGTACACAGGTCGCTCGCAGCTGTTCCGTTTGCAGGCCGCTATAGGCTAATCGATTTTGTTCTCTCCAATATGGTCAACTCGGATATTGAAAGTGTTGCCATATTTCCAAAGTATCAATATCGCTCTTTAATGGATCATCTTGGTTCGGGAAAAAACTGGGACCTAAACAGAAAAAGGGATGGGCTATTCTTTTTCCCATCTCCTTTGCTGGATAGTCCAAGTAAAGGAATTGGATCTTTCAATCACTTTGCTGCTAATTTGGATTATTTTTATCGCAGCAAACAGGAATATGCATTGATCTCAAACTGTTTTACCGTTTTTAATATGGATTTCAGGCCTGTTCTAGATAGACATATTATGACGGGGTGTGATATTACAGTTGTTCGGCAGGATGGGCGCTCCCTTGAAATGTACCTTGTAAAAACTTCGCTGCTCGTTAGCTTAATAGAAAATAGAAACGAAACTGGATACACATGCATGAGTGATGTCGTTACAGACATCCATCATTCCTATACGATATGCAATTATGAATATGCCGGTTTGGCCGTCATGATTGATTCCATTGAAAATTACTTTGCTGCCAGCATGGGCCTATTGGAACCGGAGGCATGGAAAAATATTTTCCTGCGCAGCCAGCCAATTTATACAAAAGTAAAAGATGAACCGCCAACCCGTTATATGAAAGGTGCAAGCGCAAAGAATTCGATGATTGCGAATGGATGCATGATTGAAGGGACAGTTGAGAACAGCATTATCTCCCGCGGGGTAAAAATTGGCAAGGGCTCAGTCGTGAAAAACTGCATAATTATGCAAAAAACCCAAATTGGAGAAAACTGTGTTTTAGACTCCGTTATTTTAGATAAAGATGTTAAGGTAGAATCCGGTGCCAGGATTGAGGGAAGACATGAAATGCCTCTTGTTATTCGCAAAGGTACCGTACAAGGAGCGCTGATGAACTCGTGA
- the glgA gene encoding glycogen synthase GlgA: MKVLFAVSECVPFVKSGGLADVAGSLPKELAKQGTEVRVILPKYGSISDDLKKKMSKKCEFTVQVGWRNQFCGIEELEHQGIVFYFVDNEYYFNREKLYGYYDDGERFAYFNRAVLDALQHIDFYPDVIHSHDWHTGMIPFLLRVEYRAKKGYEFIRTVFTIHNLQFQGIMPGSALGDLLGLDYSHFHPDKLEFFGNINFMKGGLVAADKITTVSPTYKDEIQTKYYGEKLHDLLKRRAYDLEGILNGIDDEFYNPEKDPFIKENYAFEKLQIKKENKMHLQKKFSLPVKEEVPLIAMVTRLTKQKGLDLVKCVFHELMQDDIQVLVLGTGDPEFEQFFREMEAGYPDKCKAFIGFDEGLAHEFYAGSDLFLMPSQFEPCGLGQMIAMRYGSIPIVRETGGLNDTVHSYNEYTGEGNGFSFSHFNAHDMLYTIRRAVSFFGDSKIWEQIMKNAMGMDNSWAQSAFKYNQLYAGLVSRSESHVF, encoded by the coding sequence GTGAAAGTATTGTTTGCTGTTTCTGAATGTGTTCCATTCGTTAAATCCGGAGGTCTTGCTGATGTAGCCGGTTCTCTCCCGAAAGAACTTGCAAAGCAGGGGACTGAAGTACGGGTTATTCTTCCTAAGTATGGTTCCATATCAGATGATTTAAAAAAGAAAATGTCTAAAAAGTGCGAGTTTACAGTTCAGGTAGGATGGAGAAACCAGTTTTGCGGAATTGAAGAACTTGAGCATCAGGGAATCGTATTCTATTTTGTTGATAATGAATACTACTTCAACCGTGAAAAATTATACGGGTATTACGATGATGGAGAGAGGTTTGCCTATTTTAACCGGGCCGTTCTGGATGCTCTTCAGCATATTGATTTCTATCCGGATGTTATTCACAGCCATGATTGGCATACTGGGATGATTCCTTTTCTGCTGAGGGTTGAGTATCGTGCGAAAAAGGGGTATGAGTTCATTCGGACAGTCTTCACCATTCATAATCTTCAGTTTCAGGGAATCATGCCGGGGAGTGCTTTAGGAGATTTATTAGGGCTTGACTATAGCCATTTTCATCCAGATAAGCTTGAATTCTTCGGAAATATCAATTTTATGAAGGGCGGACTTGTCGCTGCTGATAAAATTACAACAGTCAGCCCTACTTATAAAGATGAAATTCAAACGAAATATTACGGAGAGAAACTGCATGATTTGCTGAAGCGCAGAGCTTATGATTTGGAAGGAATCCTAAATGGGATTGATGATGAGTTTTATAATCCTGAGAAGGATCCATTTATAAAAGAAAATTATGCCTTTGAAAAGCTTCAGATTAAAAAAGAGAATAAGATGCATCTTCAGAAAAAATTCAGCCTGCCGGTAAAGGAAGAGGTTCCTCTGATAGCCATGGTTACGAGACTGACAAAACAAAAGGGCCTGGACCTTGTTAAATGTGTGTTCCATGAGCTAATGCAGGATGATATACAAGTTCTAGTTTTAGGAACTGGGGATCCTGAGTTTGAGCAATTTTTCAGGGAGATGGAAGCGGGGTACCCCGATAAGTGCAAAGCATTTATTGGGTTTGATGAGGGGCTTGCACATGAATTCTATGCAGGGTCCGATTTATTCTTAATGCCTTCACAATTTGAGCCATGCGGTTTAGGACAGATGATTGCCATGAGGTATGGATCCATTCCCATCGTCAGGGAAACAGGCGGATTAAATGATACTGTTCATTCTTATAATGAATACACAGGAGAAGGCAACGGTTTTTCCTTCAGCCATTTTAATGCCCATGATATGCTGTACACTATTAGAAGAGCAGTAAGCTTTTTCGGTGACAGCAAAATATGGGAGCAAATTATGAAAAATGCAATGGGAATGGATAATAGCTGGGCGCAATCCGCTTTCAAATACAATCAGCTATATGCAGGCCTTGTTTCAAGGAGTGAAAGCCATGTTTTCTGA
- a CDS encoding glycogen/starch/alpha-glucan phosphorylase: protein MFSDRDEFKEEFLKKLEMTCGKSFGESTERDHYFTLGNMIREHVSTEWINTNERYRIDREKQVYYLSIEFLLGRLLHHNLINLGIEQVVKEGLADLGIDLNRLEEIEADAGLGNGGLGRLAACFMDSLASLNLPGHGCGIRYKHGLFEQKIVDGYQVELPEQWLRNGHVWEVRKADLAIEVPFWGKVEIAEDNGRLVFRHVNAETISAVPYDMPVAGYKTDTINTLRLWNAEPSPYPVNHDILKYKRETESVSEFLYPDDTHDEGKILRLKQQYFLVSASIRSIVRSYRKQHNSLRDFHDFVSIHINDTHPVLAIPELMRILLDEEGMGWEEAWDITVRTIAYTNHTTLSEALEKWPIRIFQPLLPRIYMIVNEINERFCSELWNRYPGDWKWIEDMAIIAHDQVKMAHLALVGSSSVNGVAALHTEILKKREMNQFYDIFPEKFNNKTNGITHRRWLLKANPLLSDLINEGIGAGWIREPEKLHELADFKNDRVFLDQLHQVKQLNKERLAKRIQEQQGIVVDTSSIFDIQVKRLHAYKRQLLNILHVMHLYNRLKEDSNFRMHPRTFIFGAKASPGYYYAKKIIKLINTVAVKVNNDPQTRDILKVIFMENYRVSLAEEIFPAADISEQISTASKEASGTGNMKFMMNGALTVGTLDGANIEIKEKAGDDNIFIFGLTADEVLSYHQNGGYNSREYYHHDKRIRQVADQLVNGFFPDADDEFEPIFDSLLMENDQYFVLRDFASYVNIQKEAGKAYEGREHWLKMSLMNIAGSGYFSSDRTISEYARDIWKIKPAGVEMMNK from the coding sequence ATGTTTTCTGATCGCGATGAGTTCAAAGAGGAATTCCTGAAGAAACTGGAGATGACATGCGGTAAAAGCTTTGGTGAAAGCACAGAAAGAGATCATTACTTCACACTCGGAAATATGATCAGGGAACATGTGAGCACAGAGTGGATTAATACAAATGAGCGGTACCGCATCGACCGTGAAAAGCAGGTGTATTACTTATCCATCGAGTTTTTATTGGGACGCCTGCTTCATCATAATCTGATCAATCTGGGAATTGAGCAGGTTGTTAAAGAGGGCCTCGCAGATCTGGGAATTGACTTGAACCGTCTTGAAGAAATCGAGGCAGATGCAGGGCTTGGAAACGGCGGGCTGGGACGTCTGGCAGCTTGCTTTATGGATTCACTTGCATCCTTGAATCTTCCCGGCCATGGCTGCGGAATTCGCTATAAGCATGGACTATTTGAGCAGAAAATTGTGGATGGCTATCAGGTGGAGCTTCCGGAGCAGTGGCTGCGGAACGGTCATGTCTGGGAAGTAAGAAAAGCAGACCTGGCGATTGAAGTTCCTTTTTGGGGCAAAGTCGAAATCGCAGAGGACAACGGCAGGCTTGTTTTCCGCCATGTGAATGCTGAGACAATTTCGGCTGTTCCTTACGATATGCCTGTCGCTGGATATAAAACAGATACAATTAACACTCTCAGGCTTTGGAATGCTGAACCCTCTCCTTATCCTGTAAATCATGATATTTTAAAATATAAACGGGAAACCGAATCTGTTTCAGAGTTTCTTTATCCTGATGATACCCATGATGAAGGGAAGATTTTAAGGCTGAAGCAGCAATACTTTCTTGTTTCGGCCAGTATCCGTTCCATTGTGCGTTCCTATCGAAAGCAGCATAATAGTTTAAGAGATTTCCATGATTTTGTGAGCATTCATATTAATGATACACATCCGGTCCTTGCCATTCCTGAACTTATGAGAATCCTGCTGGATGAAGAGGGAATGGGCTGGGAGGAAGCCTGGGACATTACTGTCCGGACGATTGCCTATACGAATCATACTACTCTTTCAGAGGCTTTGGAGAAATGGCCTATCCGTATTTTCCAGCCTTTGCTTCCGCGGATTTACATGATAGTGAATGAAATTAATGAGCGCTTTTGCAGCGAACTTTGGAACAGATACCCGGGTGACTGGAAGTGGATTGAGGATATGGCGATCATCGCACATGACCAGGTTAAGATGGCACACCTTGCCCTTGTCGGCAGCTCCAGCGTAAATGGTGTAGCTGCACTTCATACAGAAATCTTAAAGAAGCGGGAAATGAATCAGTTTTATGACATTTTTCCTGAGAAATTTAATAATAAAACCAATGGGATCACACATAGAAGATGGCTCCTGAAAGCCAATCCGCTTTTGTCCGATCTTATTAATGAGGGCATTGGGGCTGGCTGGATTCGGGAACCGGAAAAGCTTCACGAACTGGCAGATTTTAAGAATGATAGAGTTTTCCTTGATCAGCTGCATCAGGTTAAGCAATTGAACAAGGAAAGATTGGCGAAGCGCATCCAGGAGCAGCAGGGCATTGTGGTTGATACGTCTTCCATTTTTGACATTCAGGTTAAGCGTCTGCATGCTTATAAGCGCCAGCTGTTAAATATTCTTCATGTTATGCATTTATATAATAGGCTGAAGGAAGACTCCAATTTCCGCATGCACCCGCGGACATTTATTTTCGGGGCAAAAGCTTCGCCGGGCTATTACTATGCAAAGAAAATCATTAAATTAATTAATACCGTTGCTGTAAAGGTGAACAATGACCCGCAGACAAGAGATATTCTAAAGGTTATCTTCATGGAAAATTACCGGGTTTCGCTGGCGGAGGAAATTTTTCCGGCTGCGGATATCAGCGAGCAAATTTCAACGGCAAGCAAGGAAGCTTCCGGTACAGGCAATATGAAATTCATGATGAATGGTGCTTTGACAGTGGGCACGCTGGATGGAGCCAATATTGAGATAAAAGAAAAAGCAGGGGATGACAATATTTTCATCTTTGGCTTAACGGCAGATGAGGTTCTCAGTTATCACCAGAATGGCGGATATAATTCCAGAGAGTATTATCATCATGATAAACGAATCCGCCAGGTTGCCGACCAGCTCGTGAATGGATTTTTCCCGGACGCCGATGATGAGTTCGAGCCCATTTTTGACTCACTGCTGATGGAAAATGACCAATACTTTGTGTTGAGGGATTTTGCTTCCTATGTCAATATCCAGAAAGAAGCCGGGAAAGCATATGAGGGTCGGGAACATTGGCTTAAAATGAGCTTAATGAACATTGCCGGTTCAGGATACTTTTCCAGCGACCGCACAATCAGCGAATATGCACGGGATATCTGGAAAATCAAGCCCGCTGGCGTTGAAATGATGAATAAGTAA